In Halovivax gelatinilyticus, the following are encoded in one genomic region:
- a CDS encoding FAD-dependent oxidoreductase, producing the protein MTDPFVVVGGDAAGMSGASKAKRDDPSRDVIVFERGEWVSYAACGMPYYVKGSVPELDDLVAVTPEEFREERDVDLRTNHEVVGVDTDAKSVTVARDGTTVEQRYGDLLIGTGASAIEPPFDGLDLEGVFTIHDMDEADAIERYVTERDPETAAVVGGGYVGVEMAEALDGRGIDVSMYEMLPRTLQPFGEETARTVEDHLRERGVDLHLETAVSDFAGDETVETIAYEDGDATATADADLVVVGVGVAPNVELAEDAGIELGPTGAIATDEYGRTFDASDGSVIESVYAAGDCAEVTNVVTGEPDHVPLALTANRAGRAIGSTVAGDPMRTGGTAGTAIVKAFDLGAARTGILDAERARSAGFEPVSVTIEAQTRPHYYPGATKLTVTLVADESTGRVLGASVVGKEGTKRIDTVATALSAELTVSELQNTDLAYAPPFSPVWDPILTAAKVLGGKLQTED; encoded by the coding sequence ATGACAGATCCGTTCGTCGTCGTCGGCGGTGACGCAGCCGGGATGAGTGGCGCGAGTAAGGCCAAGCGTGACGATCCGAGTCGAGACGTTATCGTCTTCGAACGGGGTGAGTGGGTCTCCTACGCGGCCTGCGGGATGCCTTACTACGTCAAGGGTTCCGTTCCCGAACTCGACGACCTCGTCGCCGTAACGCCGGAAGAATTTCGAGAAGAGCGAGACGTCGACCTCAGAACGAACCACGAGGTCGTCGGGGTCGACACGGACGCAAAGTCGGTGACGGTCGCACGCGACGGAACGACCGTCGAACAGCGCTACGGAGACCTGTTGATCGGGACCGGCGCGAGCGCGATCGAACCGCCGTTCGACGGGCTCGACCTCGAGGGCGTATTCACCATCCACGATATGGACGAGGCAGACGCAATCGAGCGGTACGTCACCGAGCGCGACCCGGAGACGGCCGCCGTCGTCGGCGGCGGCTACGTCGGCGTCGAGATGGCAGAAGCGCTGGACGGACGCGGGATCGACGTATCGATGTACGAGATGCTTCCCCGGACGCTCCAGCCGTTCGGCGAGGAGACCGCCAGAACCGTCGAAGACCACCTTCGCGAGCGGGGCGTCGACCTCCACCTCGAAACGGCGGTGAGCGATTTCGCCGGCGATGAAACCGTCGAAACGATCGCCTACGAGGACGGCGACGCGACGGCGACGGCCGACGCGGATCTGGTCGTCGTCGGCGTCGGCGTCGCGCCGAACGTCGAACTCGCGGAAGACGCCGGGATCGAACTCGGCCCGACCGGCGCAATCGCGACCGACGAGTACGGCCGGACGTTCGACGCGTCCGACGGTTCCGTCATCGAGTCCGTCTACGCCGCCGGCGACTGCGCGGAGGTGACGAACGTCGTCACCGGCGAACCCGATCACGTTCCGCTCGCGCTCACGGCCAACCGCGCCGGTCGAGCGATCGGATCGACCGTCGCCGGCGATCCGATGAGGACAGGTGGAACGGCGGGCACGGCCATCGTCAAGGCGTTCGATCTCGGCGCGGCGCGGACCGGTATTCTCGACGCAGAACGGGCGAGGTCGGCCGGCTTCGAGCCCGTATCGGTCACGATCGAGGCGCAGACTCGGCCGCACTACTACCCCGGTGCGACGAAACTCACCGTGACGCTCGTCGCCGACGAATCGACGGGGCGCGTCCTCGGGGCGAGCGTCGTCGGGAAGGAGGGCACGAAACGCATCGACACCGTCGCGACGGCGCTCTCGGCCGAACTGACCGTCTCAGAACTACAGAATACGGACCTCGCGTACGCTCCGCCCTTTAGTCCCGTCTGGGATCCGATTCTGACGGCCGCGAAGGTGCTCGGCGGGAAACTGCAAACGGAGGACTAA
- a CDS encoding NosD domain-containing protein, translating into MNQRLWVWILVLALAVSLVGIGLLFTVETGSTEPEPVEFDDTVTVGLTLESQFALLDRPEVSLPRVQTFYSQYEYVVGYYGVDTYLANQGQPGHQQRFGYTRASYVTDYADTSVELSTEGYPIVERDPDWIPAESAWYVVGSEARSPAGETIPSFGDRESAAAFAERYGGTVESWEALTDRSFERDDADDVRERVDGQVADAEAVVAGASAHGDRPASVVVGEDVPTVQEGIDAAPANTTVVVTDGTYEETVEIDRPITLAGEGEATIRGNENGSVVTVTHPDVGVRNLTVAGSGLNATQADTLPGPEGDHPDDGFQVNYGGADAGISAHVADGVSIVDVSIDLRANGIALRESPGAVVRNVTVEAAADADRPYAGLMALRSPGVAENVTVIGGRDPVFMYRSDGFVLRDSEVHGGVLGVHLMHTNDALIADTVLRDVSNTGIYVMTGPVGNAIVGNDVSGSDVGITIGGSESYVAENVLQHNNVGLRIEADASLYERNLLAGNGVGAHAAAVLPTNRVIENDFVANDRHATAGHGPLRIWSHDGVGNYWQGATTLADGDPPARAYSPTDPVGARMHTTDGIETLARAPAVDALAGLEASISGMQTASIADLTPTCEPNNPALLASTDWTDDAYACDGTTVSEP; encoded by the coding sequence GTGAACCAACGGCTTTGGGTCTGGATTCTCGTGCTGGCGTTGGCCGTCTCTCTGGTCGGGATTGGCCTTCTCTTCACGGTCGAAACCGGATCCACCGAACCGGAACCGGTCGAGTTCGACGACACCGTCACCGTCGGCCTGACCCTCGAGTCTCAGTTCGCACTGCTCGACAGACCGGAGGTGTCGCTCCCGCGCGTTCAGACGTTCTACTCTCAGTACGAGTACGTCGTTGGCTACTACGGCGTGGACACCTACCTCGCGAACCAGGGACAGCCCGGCCATCAACAGCGGTTCGGGTACACACGCGCGAGCTACGTCACCGATTACGCGGACACCTCGGTCGAGTTGTCCACTGAGGGGTACCCGATCGTCGAACGCGACCCCGACTGGATTCCCGCCGAGTCGGCGTGGTACGTCGTCGGAAGCGAAGCCCGATCTCCCGCCGGCGAAACGATTCCATCGTTCGGTGACCGGGAGAGCGCAGCGGCGTTCGCAGAGCGGTACGGCGGGACCGTCGAATCCTGGGAGGCGCTGACCGATCGGTCCTTCGAGCGCGACGACGCCGACGATGTCCGCGAGCGCGTCGACGGACAGGTAGCGGACGCCGAGGCGGTCGTCGCCGGCGCCAGCGCGCACGGAGACAGGCCAGCGTCGGTGGTCGTGGGCGAGGACGTTCCCACCGTTCAGGAGGGAATCGACGCGGCCCCGGCGAACACGACCGTCGTCGTTACCGACGGGACCTACGAGGAGACCGTTGAGATCGATCGGCCGATCACCCTGGCCGGCGAGGGTGAGGCGACGATTCGCGGGAACGAGAACGGATCGGTCGTGACGGTCACCCACCCGGACGTCGGCGTACGCAACCTCACCGTCGCCGGAAGCGGACTCAACGCGACCCAAGCCGACACGCTCCCGGGTCCGGAGGGAGATCACCCTGACGATGGGTTCCAGGTTAACTACGGCGGTGCAGACGCCGGGATCAGCGCTCACGTCGCCGACGGCGTCTCGATCGTCGACGTTTCGATCGACCTGCGAGCGAACGGGATCGCCCTCCGAGAGAGCCCCGGCGCTGTCGTTAGAAACGTCACCGTCGAAGCGGCCGCAGACGCCGACCGGCCGTACGCTGGTCTGATGGCGCTCCGATCGCCGGGCGTCGCGGAAAACGTGACGGTAATCGGTGGCCGTGATCCGGTGTTCATGTACCGATCGGACGGATTCGTCCTCCGGGACAGCGAGGTGCATGGTGGCGTCCTGGGCGTCCACCTCATGCACACGAACGACGCACTCATCGCAGATACCGTCCTTCGAGACGTTTCCAACACCGGCATTTACGTCATGACCGGCCCGGTGGGGAACGCGATCGTCGGCAACGACGTGAGCGGAAGTGACGTGGGGATCACCATCGGAGGCTCGGAATCGTACGTCGCGGAGAACGTACTCCAGCACAACAATGTCGGTCTTCGGATCGAAGCTGACGCCTCGCTCTACGAGCGAAACCTCCTCGCCGGAAACGGCGTTGGCGCCCACGCGGCGGCCGTCCTCCCCACAAATCGAGTGATAGAAAACGACTTCGTCGCCAACGATCGCCACGCGACGGCCGGTCACGGACCGCTTCGAATCTGGTCGCACGACGGGGTGGGTAACTACTGGCAAGGAGCTACGACCTTAGCTGATGGGGATCCGCCGGCACGGGCCTACTCGCCGACCGATCCGGTCGGCGCCAGAATGCACACGACCGACGGGATCGAAACGCTGGCCCGCGCGCCGGCGGTCGATGCCCTGGCGGGGCTCGAAGCTTCTATTTCGGGGATGCAAACGGCGAGTATTGCCGATCTCACACCAACGTGCGAACCGAACAATCCAGCCCTGCTCGCGAGCACTGACTGGACCGACGACGCCTACGCTTGCGACGGAACGACGGTATCAGAACCATGA
- a CDS encoding DUF2267 domain-containing protein: protein MNFDEFTGQIQHRLEYPDTGRTVRAIRATLMTLGQRIPEGNAEDLAANLPLEIKWFLTGAVHDHGQRFDWREFVTRVSEIEGDGVDDAEAAYHARVIIDFVAEQVPPSDFQQLRDQLPESEGDENWRKLFEIVDAGGWSEAHESQTGGGPQPDAAGGDESEIAEEK from the coding sequence ATGAATTTCGACGAGTTCACCGGCCAGATCCAGCACCGACTCGAATATCCGGACACCGGGCGGACGGTGAGGGCCATCCGAGCGACGCTCATGACCCTCGGCCAGCGCATCCCCGAGGGGAACGCCGAAGATCTCGCGGCGAATCTTCCGCTGGAGATCAAGTGGTTCCTGACCGGTGCCGTACACGACCACGGCCAGCGGTTCGACTGGCGCGAGTTTGTCACGCGCGTCAGCGAGATCGAGGGTGACGGGGTCGACGACGCCGAGGCCGCCTATCACGCTCGCGTCATCATCGATTTCGTCGCCGAACAGGTCCCACCATCGGACTTCCAGCAGCTACGCGATCAGCTCCCCGAGAGCGAAGGCGACGAGAACTGGCGAAAGCTCTTCGAGATCGTCGACGCGGGCGGTTGGAGCGAGGCGCACGAGTCCCAAACCGGTGGCGGCCCCCAGCCGGACGCCGCTGGCGGGGACGAATCGGAGATAGCAGAAGAAAAATAA
- a CDS encoding MBL fold metallo-hydrolase, with the protein MEDMDFPTPDVAVESIAPDELKARIDAGEDVTILDARMQSDFEEWRIDGENVSTINVPYFEFLDEDLDEDILAQIPDDDQITVLCAKGGASEFVAGTLKELGYDVDHLEDGMNGWARIYERVEVSQYEGSGTLYQYQRPSSGCLGYLLVDGDEAAIVDPLRAFTDRYLADADELGVDLTYAIDTHIHADHLSGVRTLAERGVEGVIPDASVDRGVTYADELTVADDGDEFTVGDATIETVYTPGHTSGMTSYLVDGGLLATGDGLFVESVARPDLEEGDDGAPEAAAQLYESLQERVLSLPEDTLIGGAHYSDAAEPADDGTYTAPIGQLVDTMEALTMDEDEFVDLILSNMPPRPANYEDIIATNLGQREADDEEAFELELGPNNCAASQESLAGD; encoded by the coding sequence ATGGAAGACATGGACTTTCCAACACCAGACGTTGCGGTCGAATCGATCGCCCCCGACGAACTGAAAGCCCGAATCGACGCGGGTGAGGACGTAACGATTCTCGACGCTCGAATGCAATCGGACTTCGAAGAGTGGCGGATCGACGGCGAGAACGTCTCCACGATCAACGTTCCGTACTTCGAATTCCTCGACGAGGATCTCGACGAAGACATTCTTGCACAGATTCCGGACGACGACCAAATAACGGTTCTCTGTGCGAAGGGCGGAGCCAGCGAATTCGTCGCTGGAACGCTCAAAGAACTCGGCTACGACGTCGATCACCTCGAAGACGGAATGAACGGCTGGGCGCGCATCTACGAGCGCGTCGAGGTCTCTCAGTACGAGGGGTCGGGGACACTCTACCAGTACCAGCGCCCATCTAGCGGCTGCCTCGGCTACCTCCTCGTCGACGGCGACGAGGCCGCGATTGTCGATCCGCTACGGGCGTTCACCGATCGGTACCTCGCTGACGCAGACGAACTCGGCGTCGACCTGACGTACGCGATCGACACCCACATTCACGCGGACCACCTCTCGGGCGTTCGCACGCTCGCCGAACGCGGTGTCGAGGGCGTCATCCCCGACGCGTCGGTCGACCGCGGAGTCACGTACGCAGACGAGCTGACGGTGGCAGACGATGGCGACGAGTTCACCGTCGGCGACGCGACGATCGAGACCGTCTACACGCCCGGACACACCTCCGGGATGACATCGTACCTCGTCGACGGCGGGCTGCTCGCGACCGGCGACGGCTTATTCGTCGAGAGCGTCGCCCGACCCGATCTCGAAGAGGGCGACGACGGCGCACCGGAGGCCGCCGCACAGCTCTACGAGTCGCTCCAGGAGCGGGTGCTGTCGCTCCCTGAGGACACGCTGATCGGCGGTGCTCACTACAGCGACGCCGCAGAACCCGCCGATGACGGTACCTACACGGCACCGATCGGCCAGCTCGTCGACACGATGGAGGCGCTCACGATGGACGAAGACGAGTTCGTCGACCTGATCCTCTCGAACATGCCCCCTCGGCCGGCCAATTACGAGGATATCATCGCGACGAACCTCGGCCAGCGCGAGGCCGACGACGAGGAGGCCTTCGAACTCGAACTCGGCCCGAACAACTGCGCCGCAAGCCAGGAATCGCTGGCCGGTGACTGA
- a CDS encoding aminotransferase class V-fold PLP-dependent enzyme, whose product MAKPITTPADLRDSIPALSDVTYLNFGASGPSPRPVVDAAESILEYHEFDAPGGEGMYTAAFDTYDDVRETVARFVGASPDEIALTQSTTDAINRFGCALEWEPGDIVVRTDLEHPAGILPWQRLEHGRGVEVRVVETERGRIDLDAYRDAVAGAKLVVFSALSWNYGTRLPVRELTEIAHEAGALVLVDAVQWPGQAPIDFAEWGADAVAAAGHKWLLGTWGGGFLYVEASVADGLVPGALGYRGVVEATADPYELAPGATRFEIGTINPAPHVALQAAIEITARIGIETIEDRIRRLAERLADEVPADRLLSPPAPESGLVTIAVDDPEAVTERIRADGIVVRPLPEPDAIRASVHAVNTEDEVDALLDALEGVQ is encoded by the coding sequence GTGGCGAAACCGATCACCACGCCAGCGGATCTGCGCGACTCGATACCCGCGCTTTCGGACGTCACGTACCTGAACTTCGGTGCGAGCGGTCCGAGTCCTCGACCGGTCGTCGACGCCGCCGAATCGATTCTCGAGTATCACGAGTTCGACGCGCCGGGTGGTGAGGGAATGTACACGGCCGCGTTCGACACCTACGACGACGTCCGCGAAACCGTCGCCAGATTCGTCGGCGCGTCGCCGGACGAAATCGCGCTCACCCAGAGTACGACCGACGCCATCAACCGGTTCGGGTGTGCACTCGAGTGGGAGCCAGGCGATATCGTGGTCCGTACCGATCTGGAGCACCCCGCGGGCATCCTCCCGTGGCAGCGACTGGAACACGGACGAGGCGTCGAGGTCCGGGTCGTCGAAACCGAGCGAGGTCGGATCGATCTCGACGCCTATCGCGACGCCGTCGCCGGCGCGAAGCTCGTCGTGTTCAGCGCACTCTCCTGGAATTATGGGACCAGATTGCCGGTCAGAGAACTTACAGAGATCGCCCACGAGGCGGGCGCACTCGTCCTCGTCGACGCCGTCCAATGGCCGGGTCAGGCGCCGATCGATTTCGCGGAGTGGGGCGCGGATGCGGTCGCGGCGGCCGGACACAAGTGGTTGCTCGGCACGTGGGGTGGCGGCTTCCTGTACGTCGAAGCGTCCGTGGCCGATGGGCTTGTCCCCGGTGCGCTCGGCTATCGCGGCGTCGTCGAGGCGACCGCCGATCCGTACGAACTCGCTCCAGGTGCCACTCGGTTCGAGATCGGAACGATCAATCCCGCCCCGCACGTCGCGCTCCAGGCGGCGATCGAAATCACCGCGCGTATCGGCATCGAAACCATCGAGGATCGAATACGTCGATTGGCAGAACGGCTCGCCGACGAAGTCCCAGCCGATCGTCTCTTGAGTCCACCCGCTCCGGAATCCGGCCTGGTTACGATCGCCGTCGACGACCCCGAGGCCGTCACGGAACGGATTCGAGCGGACGGAATCGTCGTCCGACCGCTTCCCGAACCGGACGCGATCCGCGCATCCGTCCACGCGGTTAACACTGAAGACGAGGTAGACGCTCTCCTGGACGCGCTCGAGGGAGTTCAGTAG
- a CDS encoding sulfurtransferase TusA family protein — protein sequence MSSQYDVTETLDVKGLSCPMPIVKTKGAVDDLEDGDVLEVISTDSGSMSDIKGWAEGTDGVALLDQTEDDDLYVHYVEKTA from the coding sequence ATGAGTTCACAATACGACGTAACCGAGACGCTAGACGTGAAAGGACTGTCCTGCCCGATGCCGATCGTGAAGACGAAGGGCGCGGTCGACGACCTCGAAGACGGAGACGTACTCGAAGTCATCTCGACCGACTCCGGTAGCATGAGCGATATCAAAGGCTGGGCCGAGGGAACCGACGGCGTCGCCTTGCTCGATCAGACCGAAGACGACGACCTGTACGTCCACTACGTCGAGAAAACCGCGTAA
- a CDS encoding YeeE/YedE family protein, with product MVTEFIDPGLYETLFPNGVSRYAVGGLLVGLGAVVIYVGTGIAAGASTFLESTLSYVSEQSRFQRYVSSRDWRIVFTLGIVAGAAVYALTFQSGVLTSGLYQSGSTGSTYDIGGLTLWLTDVQPWRLFLGGILVGIGTRIGKGCTSGHGVCGVGSASKTSIVGVITFLAVAIGTAQIVMALEVSP from the coding sequence ATGGTAACTGAATTCATCGACCCGGGACTGTACGAGACACTCTTTCCCAACGGCGTCAGCCGGTACGCCGTCGGCGGGTTACTCGTCGGACTCGGTGCCGTCGTCATCTACGTCGGAACGGGGATCGCCGCCGGCGCGAGCACGTTCCTCGAGTCGACGCTCAGCTACGTCTCAGAACAGTCGCGATTCCAGCGATACGTCTCCTCCAGAGACTGGCGGATCGTGTTCACGTTGGGCATCGTCGCCGGCGCGGCAGTGTACGCCCTGACGTTCCAGTCGGGAGTACTCACGAGCGGTCTCTATCAGTCCGGATCCACCGGTAGCACGTACGATATCGGCGGACTGACGCTCTGGCTGACCGACGTTCAGCCCTGGCGGTTATTCCTCGGCGGCATCCTCGTCGGGATCGGCACCCGTATCGGCAAGGGTTGTACCTCCGGTCACGGCGTCTGTGGCGTCGGATCGGCGTCGAAAACCTCGATCGTCGGCGTGATCACGTTTCTCGCCGTGGCGATCGGAACGGCACAGATCGTGATGGCCCTTGAGGTGAGTCCGTAA
- a CDS encoding ABC transporter permease — protein sequence MTGKASPPGPAERVWRLFGRELRTVARTRTYLFLTAALAAILLGIALTGSVTAGYVPTVVDLLTPLELLVPIIAVAFGYRAIVADDARGELDVLATYPVSAREHVLGVYIGRAVGLLIAIVTPLVIVGGAVAFRREEPVAIYATTAGADSPILFARFVLLTIAFALVVLAVALAISALAGGIRSGLVLAIVALIVLLVGLDLALVFGLSAGYLPESALLEAIAISPLSAYRGLVFETVITTAAGSGPETASVPASILGLAAWLVGSLVVAAWALRR from the coding sequence ATGACCGGGAAGGCCAGCCCGCCCGGCCCTGCGGAGCGCGTCTGGCGGTTGTTCGGTCGCGAACTCAGGACGGTGGCTCGAACCCGGACCTACCTCTTCCTGACCGCTGCGCTGGCGGCCATCCTGCTCGGGATCGCGCTCACAGGGAGCGTGACAGCCGGATACGTCCCGACGGTCGTCGACCTCCTCACGCCGCTGGAACTGCTCGTACCGATCATCGCCGTGGCGTTCGGCTATCGTGCGATCGTCGCCGACGATGCCCGCGGAGAACTCGACGTGCTCGCGACGTATCCGGTTTCCGCCAGAGAACACGTTCTGGGCGTCTATATCGGTCGCGCCGTCGGTCTCCTGATCGCGATCGTGACCCCGCTCGTCATCGTCGGGGGCGCGGTGGCGTTCCGTCGTGAGGAGCCGGTGGCGATCTACGCGACCACCGCCGGGGCCGATTCGCCGATCCTGTTCGCCCGGTTCGTCCTCCTGACGATCGCGTTCGCACTCGTCGTTCTGGCGGTGGCGCTCGCGATTTCCGCGCTCGCCGGCGGGATTCGAAGCGGCCTGGTCCTCGCGATCGTCGCGTTGATCGTCCTGCTCGTCGGACTCGATCTGGCGCTCGTCTTCGGTCTCTCTGCCGGTTACCTTCCCGAGTCGGCGCTGCTCGAGGCGATCGCGATCAGTCCCCTGAGCGCCTACCGCGGGCTGGTTTTCGAGACGGTGATCACGACGGCCGCCGGATCGGGGCCGGAGACCGCCTCCGTACCGGCCAGTATCCTCGGTCTCGCCGCCTGGCTGGTTGGGTCACTGGTCGTCGCGGCGTGGGCGCTGCGACGGTGA
- the deoC gene encoding deoxyribose-phosphate aldolase: MSLASDLRDEPNRIASIIEHTNVDPASTEAEIRTLCSEVKEYGFYSAVVVPYHAKLADELLGDEAKVVVVVGFPYGIQNAAAKRAEVEALTEYADEFDMVMNRTAFANDDAETVVEDVAAVKDAVGDSPLKCIIESPALSRAEISRASELAAEGGADFVKTAVGYDGGTDPEEIQAIREPLDGNTGVKASGGIATFDDALEMVEAGATRIGASSGIEIVESVE; this comes from the coding sequence ATGAGTCTGGCTTCGGATCTTCGAGACGAGCCGAACCGAATCGCGTCGATCATCGAGCACACGAACGTGGATCCGGCGTCGACCGAAGCGGAAATTCGAACCCTCTGTTCGGAGGTCAAAGAGTACGGCTTCTATTCTGCGGTCGTCGTTCCGTACCACGCCAAACTCGCCGACGAGCTACTCGGCGACGAGGCGAAGGTCGTCGTCGTCGTTGGTTTTCCGTACGGAATTCAGAACGCAGCGGCGAAACGGGCCGAAGTCGAGGCGCTCACCGAGTACGCCGACGAGTTCGACATGGTCATGAACCGGACGGCCTTCGCCAACGACGACGCCGAGACCGTCGTCGAAGACGTCGCCGCCGTAAAGGATGCGGTCGGGGACAGCCCGTTGAAGTGTATCATCGAGTCGCCGGCGCTATCGAGGGCGGAGATCAGTCGCGCGTCGGAGCTCGCGGCCGAGGGAGGAGCGGACTTCGTCAAGACGGCGGTGGGCTACGACGGGGGAACGGATCCGGAGGAGATCCAAGCCATCCGGGAACCGCTGGACGGGAACACCGGCGTGAAGGCCTCTGGCGGTATCGCCACCTTCGACGATGCGCTGGAGATGGTAGAAGCCGGAGCGACCCGCATCGGGGCCTCGTCGGGGATCGAAATCGTCGAATCCGTCGAGTAG
- a CDS encoding DsrE/DsrF/DrsH-like family protein: MSTENTTPTVDDGQFDGEAIQALRDRVAELEASIEATDTDDGKKMTIIATQGTFDMAYPPLILASTAAAFDWDVVVFHTFWGLDILHEENSKNLKLSAVGNPNMPMPNALAALPGMDAMATRMMRKKIDENGTATIEELIDLSLETGVDLQACQMTIELMDYDEDDFYDGVTTGVGAATALQHMAESDVQLLV; this comes from the coding sequence ATGAGTACCGAAAATACGACACCCACCGTCGACGACGGTCAGTTCGATGGCGAAGCAATCCAGGCGTTGCGCGACCGCGTCGCTGAACTGGAAGCGTCCATCGAGGCTACCGACACCGACGACGGGAAGAAGATGACGATCATCGCCACGCAGGGGACGTTCGACATGGCCTACCCGCCGCTCATCCTCGCGAGTACGGCCGCAGCCTTCGACTGGGACGTCGTTGTCTTTCACACGTTCTGGGGACTCGACATCCTCCACGAGGAGAACTCGAAGAACCTCAAGCTCTCTGCGGTCGGTAACCCGAACATGCCGATGCCGAACGCTCTCGCAGCGCTCCCCGGAATGGACGCCATGGCGACGCGAATGATGCGAAAGAAAATCGACGAAAACGGCACCGCCACCATCGAAGAGTTGATCGATCTCTCGCTCGAGACCGGCGTCGACCTGCAGGCCTGTCAGATGACGATCGAGTTGATGGACTACGACGAGGACGACTTCTACGACGGCGTGACGACCGGCGTCGGCGCGGCCACCGCCCTTCAGCACATGGCCGAATCCGACGTTCAGTTGCTGGTCTGA
- a CDS encoding ABC transporter ATP-binding protein → MTNEDTTRTSVHDADSPANDAPTSVDRSDESNDPDQAGSTVLTAEAVAFSYGDVQVLHDVSLTADAGDVTALIGPNGTGKTTLLRTLAGLEEPTAGAVRYRGPSVPREIGYLPQRPAFRPGFTVLETLEFYASLVGEGRAQARDRLERVGLADAAGRDVGALSGGMTRLVGIAQATIGDPPVVVLDEPGSGLDPGMSTRIYEVAREIAATDTAVILTSHEMGLVERTADLVYVLDDGGVAARGHPTELRDRLGVDSLRAVYEQTVSGDLYSVRVQGETA, encoded by the coding sequence ATGACAAACGAAGATACGACGCGGACGAGTGTCCACGACGCGGACTCACCAGCCAACGATGCCCCGACGTCGGTGGATCGATCCGACGAATCGAACGACCCGGATCAGGCGGGTTCGACCGTGCTAACTGCCGAGGCCGTCGCGTTCTCCTACGGCGACGTGCAGGTGCTTCACGACGTTTCATTGACTGCCGACGCCGGCGACGTGACGGCGTTGATCGGCCCGAACGGCACGGGAAAGACGACGCTTCTGCGCACCCTCGCCGGGCTCGAAGAGCCGACCGCTGGTGCGGTCCGGTACCGCGGACCGTCCGTCCCCCGCGAAATCGGCTACCTACCCCAGCGTCCGGCGTTTCGGCCCGGGTTCACCGTCCTCGAGACGCTCGAATTTTACGCCTCGCTGGTCGGCGAGGGTCGCGCGCAAGCGCGTGATCGGCTCGAACGAGTCGGGCTCGCCGACGCGGCCGGTCGCGATGTCGGCGCGCTCTCCGGCGGTATGACCCGACTGGTCGGGATCGCACAGGCGACCATCGGCGATCCGCCCGTCGTCGTCCTCGACGAACCCGGCTCTGGTCTCGACCCCGGCATGAGTACCCGTATTTACGAGGTGGCTCGCGAAATCGCCGCCACGGACACAGCCGTTATACTGACCTCACACGAGATGGGGCTGGTCGAGCGGACGGCCGATCTCGTGTACGTTCTCGACGACGGAGGGGTCGCTGCGCGTGGGCACCCCACGGAGCTGCGTGACCGCCTGGGCGTCGACTCGCTCCGAGCGGTATACGAACAGACCGTCTCGGGCGACCTCTACAGCGTCCGCGTCCAGGGTGAGACGGCATGA
- a CDS encoding YeeE/YedE family protein: MMEHRHPLFMPLIFVGGLIFGFGLGFSHMARPEVVLNFLQFEDFGLLFVMGGAAVVTGLAFGLIPRLLDDAPLTGDAYGRRLKSFDRNVLIGGAIFGVGWGLSGICPGAAYASLGVGNVTILWALAGMFVGAYIQGVWRSQQDASETMPAGAD; the protein is encoded by the coding sequence ATGATGGAACACCGTCATCCCCTGTTCATGCCGCTGATCTTCGTCGGCGGCCTGATCTTCGGGTTCGGCCTCGGGTTCAGTCACATGGCTCGCCCGGAGGTCGTCCTGAACTTCCTCCAGTTCGAGGACTTCGGGCTGTTGTTCGTAATGGGTGGCGCAGCGGTCGTCACCGGCCTCGCCTTCGGGCTGATACCCCGTCTTCTCGACGACGCGCCGCTCACGGGAGACGCCTACGGTCGCCGTCTGAAATCGTTCGACCGAAACGTACTCATAGGTGGCGCGATCTTCGGCGTCGGCTGGGGGCTGTCGGGAATCTGTCCCGGGGCCGCCTACGCCAGTCTCGGCGTCGGAAACGTGACGATCCTCTGGGCGCTCGCTGGCATGTTCGTCGGCGCGTACATCCAGGGCGTCTGGCGAAGTCAGCAGGACGCTTCGGAGACGATGCCCGCTGGTGCTGACTAA